GAAAAtagatttgaaaacaaaaaaaaaacaaaaaagattgttCAATGTATTTAATTGTTAGTAAAAACATTAAATGAtagtttttttccctttctatgtattttcttcatcattattgttgctgtcatcatcagtattgatatttattttccttAACTTTAtgattctgtcttttattttgaAGCTGAATTGATATATTGTTTCagcttttgtatattttcatctcaAAGTTTGTGGGAAGATAGACTTTATTATATCTAGTTGGAGAATAATTATTTCTTAGAGAGACAAGTGTTTAAGTGCTGTATTTACCCTCAGGAGGATGACAGTGAAAGTTGTCCTTGGTACAGAGACAGAACTAAATACTACAAGGGACTCTGTTGTTTCTTGTTATTCTACCATCTTGCAACTGGTATCTAATAGTGATCACCTGCTTAATGCTATGTTCTGTTCATATATAGTGTTAGTCAACTAATCTAGCATAACCAGGGTGCTGAATAATATATACTCTCAAGTATTCAATCAACTTTCTTTTTGTATGGGTCaacttaaataaatttaattaagacTACTCAATAACATCAAAAACTGGTACTCATGTTCAACATAATAACATCAGAATTTGTTAATTCCTGTAAAAGATCGTGTGAAGAATAGAGTATTCCAGTCATGGACGaatttcttaatttaaaaaaaaatattttgaaattttcatttcactaattAATGTGATTTTATTTTCAGGATCAAGGATATTACCCAGAGAGTATCCTTAATTTCATATGCCATGTTGGTGGGGGATTTGGAACTGATCAAACTGCAGGAATGTCTTTTGATGATTTAATCAGCAAGGTCACTTCCAGTTTCTATTTATTTTGCTATAACTTTAATCTCTCTCATTTTAATCATCAgcctcatcattttatgtccactctccctgctggtatgggttgaatagTTTGTCATGttccaagtcagttcttatttagagttacttctcttatgaGTGAGTAGGAGATCCATTTCTCATTCATACACTTTTCTGGCTTGGTTTCagtggctggatactcttcctaacatcAGACACCTTAAAGTTTCtacactgggtgcattttatggtAGCACTAACATAAGAGAAATTGTCATGTTCTCAACAAGACAAAATGGGTCTGTGAGCCCCATGACTCAGCTTGCTCAGTACTTTACAGAATATCTGGGTGAATTGATAATGGCACTGACACTAATGGGGTTGTCTTATACCCTGTAAGGTTGGTGAGTCAACCTTGACCCAGTGGAACATCCAGAATGTGACAGCTGCAGCGGTACTATGCTGCACAGACtgcaacaatgtgaaatgaagtgcattgctcaaagacacaatgtgcCACCTTGTCCATGAATTGATCTCCTGATCTTATGATCATGGACCGAATGCTTTAACTATTAGGCCACATCGAAtaagagtgtttgtatgtgtgtgtgcatgtgtaaactgTGTTGTCAATTTCATCTAAATAGAATAGTTActaattataattgtaataacCCAAATCTCAGTTTGCACTTGAAAGAAATTGAGAGTGAAACTTTCTTGTGGTGTGGTTATGTCTACTTGTACAAAGTGAAATGGAATTGTAAGCAATTTTATTATCAAAAAAAGAAGTGGCTGAGTTGATGAAATGTTGGACAGTTAGTCTTATCATCAATATGAACATTGGCTTACTCGTCCTAAGTATAAGAAGGTGCTTGCAGAATGGTGCAATTCACTGCTGTATGCTGCAGCACAACAATTAATAAGTGTTTTGATAGCTTATAGTGTCAAGTTCAACTTCAGCTGATGTAGCTTGAAGAGGCTCTCAAGAACTCAATACTCTACATGAAACTGGCGTTTCTTGTAGTGTCTAAAACCCATTGAATTATAGTTGTCATCATTCTACACCTTTTATcagtaaattcaaaatatttaatatacaatcTCTTTCTCAAGACACGTTAGTTTTTTCCAGAATACCTGTTGCTTTCTCTTGTAAATAACATTAAATTTTACTGAAGCAGGTGTGGGTATTCCAAAAGTTCGGAGGAGGGATtctgtatttttaaaaacaaaatcccACCCTGCCAACCaaatttttaatgataataataatattttctactaaaggtacaaagcctgcaatttttggggtggggactagttgattacatcaactccagtgtttcactggtacttaatttattgagcctgaaagagtgaaaggcaaagtcgaccttggcggaatttgaactcagaacgtgaagatggatgaaataccattaagcattttgcctgacgtactaacaattctgccagctctccaccttttataataataataataatcctttctactataggcacaaagcctgaaatttcaaAGGAGTAGGTAAGTCGATTGCCActggttgttgttggaaagatggtgtcAATCTTCTGGGTGCCTATCAGTGctttaatgtgtccatgcccaggaaaGCAAgatgttcagagtatggtagatgcctggGGGTGGATATTCATCTGGTTGCATGTTTCTGTAGTTTCCATGAGATTGATATGTTGAGCAAGATAAGGATTCCAGACTGATGATGCAAACTCTGTGAGGATGTACCCAGTCATATATAGCTTTAACcatttagaatttaaaccagccacatctgcccaaaatattctatctgtttttcacctatcctacaatgtcattgtaaaagtaaacaatcacattattgaaatcctgaagctacaagataaatgcataattaattttttaaaaatgtaacacaaataagcattacatttgactgagtaatctgaatgcttaagggttcAATAAATAGCTGGAGAACATCTGACAAAGGTCTTACTCAGTGATGCTAAGACACCTTCAGCTTTCTTCACATTTATGTACTTAGTTTTACTTTGTAAAGAGctttttatataaaacattaactCCTATTTCAGTCAGTCATATTCATTTGAATGTTacacaaaagaaagcaaaacttTTAGTTAAGCTAAGATTATTTATCTGGATTTCCCAACCGatttttgttaatgtttattgTAATGAAACCAATGTCTTATTTAGTATCTAACATTTGATTCAGAATAACTTTTAGGCTCTTGCtgatatttgattttttatttactGTAGTTTTCTttggaaaaactgaagaaaactcCAGGTCGActagaatttgataaaataagtagattTAACCATGAGACACTAATTCAGAAAATCCAAGGAAATGAGCGCCATGAAATTTTACAGCAAGTTTTGAAACTTGTCAGTGAGAAATATGGAAGCGAGTAAGTTTTTTCTTATAGCAGTATTGATGAAAATCTAAATGCAGTGTTTTATGTATAATGTAATTTTGGTTTTTTATATCAGttgatttaaaaaattcaaaatctatGTCATTTATGAAACTTTCTAAGAATAACATTGAAACTAAAGTAATGATTTTTCTACAGAGAAAATGGTATAAGTCTTTAAGGACTTACTtgttactgtgtgtgtgagaaacaATTCTCTTCTTGAAATGATTTtgttagttgttgtttagcttcaggtcacCCTGATGCTTATCTCAATCAATCTCTATGTCCTTCCATTTTTCTTGAAAGATGGTAGGATGTATTTTGAGagcgatttggttgctatttccagcatattGAATGTTAGTCTCATAATTAATTCTAAGTTTATCATCTTCaatattttatgtgtttattttatagatttattgAGAACAATGATGAAAGATCTTTGCAACAGTATCTAGAAGCAGTTGTTGACTGGGCCaaggtttgtaattttttttttctatttcctcaTCTTTTCTGTCAAATATTTTCAACACTTTTTGCAAAactcatcaattttaaaatccagttCACAATAACAATTCTATTAATTACATTGTTCTTATAAGTTAATTTACATATAAACTTCTTGATGATGTTGTTTAGTCCCACATCAGCCCTAATTGAGCAGATCTAGGTTTGAAACTgagacttcttttcttttttacagcTAGTATTAATTGAACAGCATTAGGCAATATGTCCTTTAATCTGATGGGGTTGTGGATGCTATTTTTAGCTGGTCAAGTGATACCTTAAAGACTTGATGTGGTCATTTGACCAGAAAGAAATAACTTCCAAATGTCCCTTAAATAATAGTGTACATTCTTATAAGTACATTTTAACATCCTCTGTTATCTACTGTCAATGTCCCACCATCTTTCTCTGCCACTCATCAGAGCCACGACTACATATCCCTGACCtccatctctgtctctccctACTCTCCCACCCCACACATCATTTTCCTACTTCTTGCTCTGTGTAAAGTTTATTATACTGCTGCTCTCCCCACTTCCTGTACTTCCACTTACCACCTTCTATCCTGAGCTGTTTCTTTTACCTTCTCCCCACCATACTGATATTTACCATTGACCATATCTCCACCCTTTACCTCATTCACCTGTACCCCCACCTCCAGCCATCTGTCACTCTCCTCTCACACTCTTATGTACTTATCCACCTTCCTTTCCTGATCCTTGGTCATGTTCTCTTTTATATTTACCTTCTTGCACTTTGATTGTATGCTCGGATACTTTGTCACCATCTTTATCTGCTTCCAATTATTCCCACCCACTCTTATGTGGAGTGTCTATGTACCTCTTATTTAGTAAGACCCTTGTGCCTATTTCTCATCATACTTTAGCTTCTCAATACCTGGTATAAAGCTACTTTCCTCATCTCTACTACAACCCAACCCAGTTGAAGggaatttttctattttctttgtctttgtcttGCATTTTACTTGGCAGCCTCACTAATGCTAGTCTTAGGGGAAAAAAGCATTCAGCAAActctggaaagtggttggcatttggaagactTCTAACTTGTTAGATCCTATGCTTGTATGGAAGAGATGTAAAATGGTCTTGATTGatggtgatatgtgtgtgtgtgtaaatttacatTATAAAAATCTTGAAAAGCATTGAGGGTGATGGACTGGATTAGTTGGGACTGTAGTAAGTGGGGGGAAGGGTTGTACTTGACAACTATTTGTGAATGAGAGCTTGAGAGATGGTTTGTTGAGTGGGTACAAAGCAGAGGAGTTGGATGTCAAATGGGTGGAGCTTATCTTGGCAAGGGGTAAAAAAAATCAGCAGTATATTGTGCAAAAACTTATTTTAGTTGCATATTGTTCATAAGTATTATGGGTTTGTTTCTTGACATTGAATTACATGCATTATGACATGATGCAAAATTTGGACTTGCAATAAAGattcattttgtttcttcttcttaggTGAGAATCAATAGAATTGAGGATTTACTCTTACCAGAATTCAAATTCATTTGGGTTCAACCTTCTTTTGATGATATAAAGAATCTGTCTTCTTTCTCGTGTAATTGCCAACAAGTGTTAGAATCAACAATTGAACTACTAGAGACTGATAATCACTTCAAACCAGAAACCATTTCAAAATTACTTCATAACCATGTAAAAGAATTACAGCTGAAATTTAAAACTTACATGCATCTGCTGCGATATTCTATTAGTGGTAGAAAGGTAAGTGTTCcatttataaataatgtaaatatatttatatggaagaTATAATGTACAGAGGGATCATTCGATACTGAAGATGATGTAAAGTTATCTAACTTAGAGAACTTTACATCATTGAAAATGCAGTTCTTGTCATATACTTGACATCTTTAGCTGTTATTTTATCTCAATGTCAAGAAGTGAACACActatagaaataactacagtCCATGAATAAAATGATTGATAATACTTTGGAAAAAGTACTGTATATAGAAAGTGTTTTAAATGATTTTAACTATGAAATTGAAGACCTATAAAATTATTCTGCTTTTGTATTATTATGTCAGTAATACTTTAACAAATCTTAATACATTTTACTACATCCTCATTTTCATATCACAAAGTGTATATAACTGGATTTGAACCCAGTTTTAGTAAATGAAGTATAGTAGCTGCCTTACTGTAAGAGCCAATGGAACTATGTCAACCAAACTGCagctgtgtgataaaaagttagacacctcatgaaataatttttaagtCAATTTAACAGCTTTGTGTGTTATTAAATTGCTATTTCACAATGTAGCTGGCTTCAGTTTCAACAAAGTGTCCCAGATCAGGCCTCTAACTAGACAAATACAATTCCAAAATATCAATTGTCTAACAATGTTTTGTATATTATAGAATTTATCAATGATTTCCTTCCGTAGCTTCTCTTAGTCAACTGTCCTGTTTTTACATGCAATAGATTATGTCTCCAGTTCTGTTCTAGTTAACAGTATGCTTAAAACATTAATGCTTGGATTATAGCAGAATATACTGTAATAAACTGTTATGTAATTTGTGTAGATGTATTTATTTTCTGACCCACTGAAGTATAGGAGGAAAGGAGACAAAAGACAGGCAAATGATGTCATAGGAGATCAAGACATAACaattgaatttgaaaaattttccctCTTCAGTTCTAGTATCTTTGAGACTTAAGCCGCAAAAATCAATCGACCAAAatttcaaatacacatacattcagacatgtacatagatatagtTAAGTGATAGATCTAATAAAGTATTTTGTGAACAATATCATTCACATGAGCCAAGGGCAATAATCTCCGCAAACCTTTTCTACATTACTTGGTATAAGTCATGAATATGATCAACTTTTACTATGTGTGATTCATTGTCCTTTTTTATGGTACAAATTCACCAATGATATAATAGATGGAGAAGTATTCAActaattaaaaaagtttttattgccttaatttcaattaaaaattcagACAATTTATACAAAACTTCCTCCTTTAATTCTCTTCTGATTTAATTATTCTTACAAGACTATATCAAATATTTCaatgccagttttttttttgttttttttttatggctgtcATTTTTGAGGGGACAAATTTTCTAGTagtattacatatatttgtatgtgtgtatatatatatatatatatatatatatcctaattattaaaaagttaaaattttttttcaggaaGGGCCTGGTGTTGTAGAAATGATTTCTCTTCTTGGTCAAAAGCAAACTGTGGAAAGACTAAAATTGTGCTTAGAACATATTAAATTGAGCCAAACATGAACTTTTATGCTGTAAAAATGGATCTTAATTATTCATAATGAATATTCAGCTTAGGCCCAAGGTTTCACCTTGGTGTATGTGCTGATTGTGTACCTGAAAACATTGTCATCTTTGTTGATTACATGCACCTGAAAACAAATCTGATTAacagaataacaacaaaacaagatttatattttttatatttcctatTTTCATAAAAACAAATCTGTACATTATCACCATCTTGTTTGCCATGAAAGTAGTTGCTACTGCCATTTTATATAACGGGTGTTAATAATTGTAGCAGTAGCAGTTGTTATAGTGCTGTGGAGATTTTGCAGGCAGGGGAAATAGGGAATTAGACTTATATTTCAAAGTAGAAGCACaatgatgtaaaacaaaaatttgtCTAAAATAGATAATGTTGGATTATTCAACATCTTTGATGTTTCCACAATGTTTTGACCAGATTGTTATATATCTGATGATTTTGTcaaataaataacatacatacagaataaaataaatcaagTTTAACCTTGAGGTTATCataaatttagttgatggaattctaaagttttattattttcctttaaataACTCAGAATTGCACACAAAAAAAGGACATGAATTCTGCCTTTGATTTGAAAGTGGtataaaaaatttaaacataatgtgtaaaaaaatatgcaagatGATGGGGttgataaatgataataaataacataCATTTTGTACTGTTTGTTTTGTCTAATCTTTCATGTCATAAGATCTGCTATAATGTTCCAAGAGTAAACTTTTTTTTGTGGCTTATGGTATTTATTTAAATCCAGTGGATAACACCTTGAGAAACCACAGGAGTCGATAGGACTTACAACATTAATTCTGCTGTAGTATTAAGGAAATGAGGTACATCATCCTTTGGATAGTATGCTTATTATAGGCTTAGATTTCTCAAACGTTTGTCACCCTTAAACCAACTAGGTGTGCTGAAGCAAATAGAATTGTTTCCTAGTGACAATGATTAATGATGAACTCACCTGCAATAGGATACAAAATCATAAACTGCTAAATAAACTATCAAGTTGGTcataaaattctattttatttattagaagaggagtgtgtgtgttaagttcATTTGAGAATGTTTTTACCCCTTTCAAAGTGAGGTTGATACGTTTAGAGAGCAATAACTAAATTCAATGCCATAAATTGCAGCTAGCCAAATTGATAGTGCCTTATTACCAGCTGAAGAGTTATTGTGAATCCTGTTGCAAAAGCACTATATTTATCATTTCTTTAGCTTGCAATTCTTAGCTCACTCACTTCTCTGGGCCTAGAAAAGCCAATACAACTGTGTATTCTTCCTTGAactattgcttttctttttttttttttttattatcaacaataaaaaaatttcgAACTATTTACATGAAGATGAGGATGTTGGCAATACTCCAACAACTCAATTGGTTAATACTAAAAGATATGAGGCGGTATTTCATGCAAAGGTAAGAACATTGTATTAGATACATTGCTGTAtcctagttaatatatatatataatctcacagGTTGATCTCACAATTTCAATGCATATCCATTACCATTCTTAAAAAGTTATATGAAAAGTTAAGAACCAGTAATTTTTACTGAAAGGCAGAATACCCTTCAGGTCAACTTCAGCCATGACTAAaatgagcattttttttttaaattcaatttttcgAATTTTCATTTCATCCTGATCTGTCTTACAACTATTAAATGTCATTaactttttttaatctttagttCTCATTTGTTTTTAGAGttaggtaataaaaaaaaattatactgacAGCTTAAAATACTGCCTACACAAAGTAAAACTTATCTAGCAAATAACTTGTCAGTTCTGTCCAGAATGATGTGTGATTCACTGTTAAAATTGTCAATGTTTAAacccaaatattaaatattttctttttaattataccaAAGATATCCAGTTTTATACAAACAAATTAAATGACTATTACCAATTAACTTCAAAAAAAATTTCACTTTAAGAACACAAAATAGTTATAGATGAtcatgaatttatttttattttttttttacaaaaagtaTTTGATAAGTGGTTGAGTCACATGGCCATTTTGAGAGAAATGGgggagaataaaagaattctttgTGATCTGTGGAAAATGAGGCATTCTGGATATTTAGCACAAATTGAACATGACAAGCCTGTTAATTGACATGCTGAATAGACGATATATTGAGTTATATATAGTCACAgaacaaatttcaatttttcttaaGTTTTTGTTTACCTCATAATCAATTTGTACTAAACTTATAATCACTTGCTGTAATTATGAAACACAATCCTGAGCCAcagtgacaaagaactagaagaAATAGTATTTAAAAAGACATATATGCCAATGACAATatgagagaaacaaaaaaacaaacattccCCCCCCCATCAAAAAATTACATTCCTGATTACTTTATTTCACAAGCATTTACCTAGGTATGGGGCCGAACATATTTTAAACTAGTTCAACTATATAATATTGTACATTAAGTTTTTACATTTCTACCTAACATTCAAATTTACATGAAtctgaaatttaataaaatttgtcaAGGGAATAATTTTGTGGAATTTAATTACACTTCATTGTGAAGGGATTTTTTATGCTTTAATTCTGATTTTGAAATAGGAGGGGGTGATAAATTTGTGCCAGAAAagcagaataaaatatatattagctatGATTTTGTTgacaaagcaatattttttttgctttttgatgaGTGCATTTCAGAAAATGTTTTGACAAATAAATACTGATATGAAAGTTTATCAAACTATACtgaaactggttctttctttgtctttagaTACAATAAAAACTGATTTGAAAAGGCATCACTTTTCTGAACAGATAGTAATATGCATTTCTGTACTAGACTAGAAAATAAAGTACTGCAAATTGGAGAGATGTTCACTTTCAGTGAAGCAAGTTTATAAGATTTATTTCCCTCtgttaaatgaattttcttaacatttaaaagacagacagccagatacattttaaaaattgaatcccTGATGATTTAAGTTTATCCAAGAAAtcttaaaaaaatgtattatgcTTATATTACATGATGGTAAGTAagattaaataaatgtatattacattttGGACCTATCAGTACCTACATTAGAAAGCAATATAGATTTAAGACTTCTCAAGACGAAAAGTtggcaaacatatatttattagatGTGTCCAAGGATTTCTCTCAACAGAATTTCCCTTTGTTGACACTTCTAATTATCACACCTAAATTGTTATGAAGTGACCTGCATGGCAA
This DNA window, taken from Octopus sinensis linkage group LG4, ASM634580v1, whole genome shotgun sequence, encodes the following:
- the LOC115210257 gene encoding probable glutamate--tRNA ligase, mitochondrial isoform X2; protein product: MQDEGPRAGGKYGPYIQSERCHIYQEKIQILLENGSAYRCFCSNKRIELIRRAALSRGETPKYDNKCQHLTQKEIDAKMKDNIPYVIRFKLKLNETPWEDVVHGTIVNDIALVEGDPILIKSDQFPTYHFANVVDDHTMAVSHVLRGVEWQSSTPKHIQIYEAFGWKPPVFAHMPLLVNKDGTKLSKRQGDIHVEHFKDQGYYPESILNFICHVGGGFGTDQTAGMSFDDLISKFSLEKLKKTPGRLEFDKISRFNHETLIQKIQGNERHEILQQVLKLVSEKYGSEFIENNDERSLQQYLEAVVDWAKVRINRIEDLLLPEFKFIWVQPSFDDIKNLSSFSCNCQQVLESTIELLETDNHFKPETISKLLHNHVKELQLKFKTYMHLLRYSISGRKEGPGVVEMISLLGQKQTVERLKLCLEHIKLSQT